The segment CTACACGAAGAAGGGGTAGACTTGAAAGTGATTTCTGGAGACAATCCTTTTACGGTGTCAAATATTGCGCGACGTGCTGATTTGCCCAACTATCAATCGTATGTTGATCTATCTGATTTGACAGAAGAAGCAGAAGTCAGAAAAGCGGCGCATCAATATACAGTTTTTGGGCGAGTGAGTCCGCAACAAAAGAAACTCTTAGTCAACGAACTGAAAGCAAGTGGACGAACAGTTGCAATGACTGGAGATGGCGTAAACGATGTATTGGCTTTACGTGAAGCCGATTGTAGTATTGCGATGGCAGAAGGAGACGGAGCGACACGACAAATTGCTAATCTTGTCTTGTTAGATTCTGATTTTACGACATTGCCCGAGGTATTGTTTGAGGGACGCCGAGTCGTGAATAACGTAACGAAAGTTTCAGGTATTTTCTTTATTAAGACAATCTATTCATTTATCTTATCGATTTTATGTGCAGTGACGGCTATCGGATTCCCATTTATTCCGATCCAGATCACGTTGATCGATCTTGCTATCGAAGGGTATCCATCTTTCTTCTTATCATTTGAGAATGATAAACGAAAAGTCGATTATCGCTATCTGCCTACTGCGCTAGTCAATGCATTACCTAATGCATTGCTTGTTGCTTTCAATACTGTGGCGATTTACCTGATCGGTCACAACCAAGGTTGGACATCTGGTGAAACAACGACATTGATGTATTATTTATTGATTGGGATCAGCTGTCTGGCAGTGATCAAAGCCTGCTTGCCATTCAATCTATTACGGATTTTCTTAGCAGTCACCACAGTGGTCGGTATTTATGTTGCTGCGATGCTTTTCCATCATATATTAGAAGTCAATCTTGGGTTAGGAAATACTTGGACATATTTTGTTGGCTTTATGGTTTTGAATGTGTTATTACGTTTAGGATATTGGAAATTAGGCATACAAAACAAATTATTGAATAAAGTAAATGCAAATAAAACTCATCATACTCAAGTGGAAGAAAATGTCATATAATCCAGTATCTATCACTTGAAAAAGTATAGGAATATGGTACAATGAAACATGTATAATTGTGTCCTTTAAAATCGCACTGATTTTCGTTAGTGCGATTTTTTACCGGTTATTCTCCTGAAATGTCTTGTCGATGAGTATGAGATATCAACTAATGCAGGGGGTGAGAATATGGCTCAAAGGATCCCTCAAGAGACCATTGAGACGATTCGTAATCAAACGAATATCGTTGAGGTGATTGGGCAATACGTCCAGTTGAAAAAATCTGGGAAGAATTATTTAGGTCTCTGCCCTTTCCATGAAGAACGTACTCCTTCATTTTCGGTTGCGGAAGATAAGCAGATTTTCCATTGCTTTGGTTGTGGAAAAGGTGGGAATGTCTTTACGTTTCTTCAAGAATTGGAAGGTCTGTCTTTTCCAGAAGCAGTGGTCAAGGTCGCTGATTTAGAACAGATCCAACTCGAAGATCAGTGGCGACAACAAACGCTGACTACTCAAACCGGAGATTCAGCTACTGGTAAATTGATCGCGGCTCATGAAAAAGCAGTAGAAGTTTATCATCACATGTTGTTGCACACAAAAGTAGGTGAGCCAGCGTTAAATTATTTACTCGAACGTGGTCTGACCACCGAGTTGATCGAAGAATTCAAGATCGGTTTTGCGCCAAATGAACGCTCATTTTTACAACAAGTGTTCCAAAATGAAGACTATTCTGAGGAAGTATTCAAGCAGTCCGGCTTGTTTGTGACACATGATGATGGACGGATGTCGGATCGTTTTTATCAACGGATCATGTTTCCTCTTCGTAATGGTCAAGGTCGGACGATCGGGTTTTCTGGTCGTTACTTGGCTAGTGAACACGATGCAAAAGATCAACCAAAATATTTGAACAGTCCTGAAACGGATCTATTCAACAAAAGACAAGTCTTATTCAACTTAGACAAAGCACGTAGTGAGATTCGCAAGTCGGGTGAAATCTTACTATTCGAAGGATTTATGGATGTTATCGCTGCATGGCAAGCGGGTCTCAAGACTGGTTTAGCCTCCATGGGAACAAGTCTGACGACTCAACAGATCCAGCAGATGGAAAAACTGACAAAAGAATTAGTGTTTTGTTATGATGGTGACCGTGCGGGTGTAGAAGCTACGAACCGAGGCATCGAACTACTGCGTCAAAATAGTCGAATGCAATTATCTGTCGTAGCGATCCCAGAAAAACTCGATCCAGATGAGTACTTGAGAAAGTATGGGGAAGAGGCTTTTCAAGAATTAGTTTTACACGGACGAGAAACCATTTTTG is part of the Enterococcus mundtii genome and harbors:
- the dnaG gene encoding DNA primase; translation: MAQRIPQETIETIRNQTNIVEVIGQYVQLKKSGKNYLGLCPFHEERTPSFSVAEDKQIFHCFGCGKGGNVFTFLQELEGLSFPEAVVKVADLEQIQLEDQWRQQTLTTQTGDSATGKLIAAHEKAVEVYHHMLLHTKVGEPALNYLLERGLTTELIEEFKIGFAPNERSFLQQVFQNEDYSEEVFKQSGLFVTHDDGRMSDRFYQRIMFPLRNGQGRTIGFSGRYLASEHDAKDQPKYLNSPETDLFNKRQVLFNLDKARSEIRKSGEILLFEGFMDVIAAWQAGLKTGLASMGTSLTTQQIQQMEKLTKELVFCYDGDRAGVEATNRGIELLRQNSRMQLSVVAIPEKLDPDEYLRKYGEEAFQELVLHGRETIFAFKSRYLKQEKNLENEKDKIEYLEAVLSELSKVVSPIEQDMYLTQLSAEFQLSRETMQKQIRDLRRKNQPTKQEQAQPTTEQVSVKSGTIRQKRPLSQVEKAEQMLLYRAFKELAVRNLLKEQGVQFIHDTYAEIYFLFDAFVSQNGEFKLAEFLDFLQDENLRRIVVEIEYMRMAEESTPREIQDLLRVISKSGLAEEIITKKQMQQEARRTGNKQLELELTIEIINLTKQLKQAE